In one window of Candidatus Sulfuricurvum sp. RIFRC-1 DNA:
- the rbfA gene encoding 30S ribosome-binding factor RbfA produces MTPAQIKIKRTESILKELIPEAISQLSDARVREVDVIDVHCSRGRSDAKVYLDPHHYTPQEQAVFLKLLEKARPIIEEHCMKDQGWFRSPRMTFVFDDTLKRSQNIEALFAQIAKEKKDES; encoded by the coding sequence GTGACGCCGGCACAAATCAAAATCAAGCGAACGGAATCCATTCTCAAAGAGTTGATTCCCGAAGCGATCAGCCAACTCTCCGATGCACGTGTACGTGAAGTGGATGTTATCGATGTCCATTGTTCACGCGGACGCAGTGATGCCAAAGTGTATCTTGACCCTCACCACTATACGCCGCAAGAGCAAGCAGTATTTTTAAAACTGCTTGAAAAAGCCCGCCCGATTATCGAAGAGCATTGTATGAAAGATCAAGGGTGGTTCCGTTCGCCTCGTATGACCTTCGTATTTGACGATACCCTCAAACGAAGCCAAAATATCGAGGCATTATTCGCCCAAATCGCCAAGGAGAAAAAAGATGAGTCTTGA
- the ribD gene encoding bifunctional diaminohydroxyphosphoribosylaminopyrimidine deaminase/5-amino-6-(5-phosphoribosylamino)uracil reductase RibD, whose translation MKTTTALHAMKLALNAAWDYQLLTFPNPAVGAACILENGSILSIGAHIIAGGPHAEVYALRDAYTALSGDTSIADSDDAHHIHEYLRTHHNGIFNFVSMAVTLEPCSHIGKTPSCALLIRDLGIKRLYISVRDPNPSAAGGAEILSDSGVECIFGVLENEGQKLLEPFIRWQSNPFVFFKWAQRLDGTIDNGTISSKSSREHMHALRDRCDLIVIGGNTVRSDRPTLDARLVEGKAPDVLIYSHNNEFDRTIPLFNIPNRQVFVEASLEKINKYRLVMIEGGMGMMEATSEVANWYLSYIAPKIGGGSQTLGVIQEDFEVMNAKITDNIILWMKKK comes from the coding sequence ATGAAAACCACCACTGCGCTTCATGCTATGAAACTCGCGCTTAACGCGGCGTGGGACTATCAACTTCTCACTTTTCCTAATCCTGCCGTCGGTGCAGCGTGTATTTTAGAAAATGGTTCAATCTTATCCATCGGTGCTCATATAATTGCGGGCGGTCCTCATGCCGAAGTGTATGCACTGCGTGATGCTTATACAGCCCTTTCCGGTGACACTTCAATAGCGGATAGCGATGACGCTCACCACATTCATGAGTATCTTCGTACCCACCATAATGGAATTTTTAACTTTGTCTCGATGGCAGTAACGCTGGAACCGTGTTCTCATATCGGTAAAACCCCCTCATGCGCCTTGTTGATCCGTGATTTGGGCATTAAGAGACTTTATATCAGTGTCCGTGATCCCAATCCCTCAGCAGCAGGCGGTGCAGAGATTTTGAGCGATTCGGGTGTCGAGTGTATTTTTGGCGTACTGGAAAATGAGGGGCAAAAACTATTAGAACCGTTTATCCGGTGGCAGAGTAACCCTTTTGTGTTTTTTAAATGGGCACAGCGGCTTGATGGGACGATTGATAACGGCACAATCAGTTCAAAAAGTTCACGTGAGCATATGCACGCTCTACGCGACCGGTGCGACTTGATTGTAATCGGCGGTAATACGGTACGCAGTGATCGTCCGACGCTCGATGCACGGCTGGTAGAGGGGAAAGCCCCTGATGTCTTAATCTATTCACACAACAATGAATTTGATCGTACAATCCCTCTCTTTAATATTCCAAACCGTCAGGTATTTGTTGAAGCTTCATTGGAAAAAATAAATAAATACCGATTGGTGATGATAGAGGGGGGCATGGGAATGATGGAAGCCACATCTGAGGTTGCAAATTGGTATCTCAGTTACATTGCACCCAAAATTGGGGGCGGATCACAAACTCTTGGCGTAATTCAAGAGGATTTTGAGGTAATGAACGCTAAAATCACCGATAATATTATCCTTTGGATGAAGAAAAAATAG
- the lpxC gene encoding UDP-3-O-acyl-N-acetylglucosamine deacetylase: MMQTTIGKSVELVGIGLHRGSPVKLRLEPLGVNSGIVFYRSDAGVSIPLLPANVVDTKMATVIGREGVTISTIEHMLSAIYAYGIDNLRVIVDADEVPVMDGSSMSFCMLLEEAGIIAQDIPKKIMRIKKEVIVQEGDKYVKLIPSNDMNYDFTIKFSHPVIDKQSYVLAFTKENYKKEIARARTFGFVHEVQYLRSKGLALGGSLENAVVLDDKKVLNPEGLRFGDEFVRHKILDAIGDMSLIGMNFIGNYEAFAGSHDLNHKLTLELLKDPANYEIVELAYAESKELAKAYA, encoded by the coding sequence ATGATGCAAACAACGATTGGCAAAAGTGTTGAACTTGTAGGGATTGGTTTGCACCGAGGCTCACCCGTTAAATTACGGCTCGAACCTTTAGGGGTAAACAGCGGTATTGTTTTTTACCGCAGTGATGCAGGGGTATCTATCCCTTTGCTTCCCGCAAATGTTGTCGATACCAAAATGGCAACCGTTATCGGACGAGAGGGTGTTACCATCTCGACGATCGAGCATATGCTCTCAGCGATCTATGCCTATGGTATCGATAACCTCCGTGTCATTGTCGATGCCGATGAAGTCCCTGTTATGGATGGCTCGTCTATGAGTTTTTGTATGCTTCTTGAAGAAGCCGGGATTATCGCTCAAGATATTCCGAAAAAAATCATGCGGATTAAAAAAGAGGTGATTGTACAAGAGGGTGATAAATACGTTAAATTAATCCCCTCCAATGACATGAATTATGATTTCACGATCAAATTTTCTCACCCCGTGATTGACAAGCAAAGTTATGTATTAGCGTTTACCAAAGAGAACTATAAAAAAGAGATTGCCCGTGCGCGTACGTTTGGGTTTGTTCACGAAGTACAGTATCTACGTTCCAAAGGGCTCGCCTTGGGCGGGAGTTTGGAAAATGCGGTCGTTTTGGATGACAAAAAAGTGCTCAATCCTGAGGGACTTCGATTCGGAGATGAGTTTGTTCGTCATAAAATCCTCGATGCGATCGGGGATATGTCACTGATCGGTATGAATTTTATCGGTAACTACGAAGCCTTTGCCGGAAGTCACGATCTAAACCATAAATTGACGCTTGAGCTTCTCAAAGATCCGGCAAATTATGAAATCGTCGAACTAGCATACGCTGAGTCAAAAGAGCTGGCAAAAGCGTATGCATGA
- a CDS encoding DUF448 domain-containing protein: MCVVCRERFAQFALLRLQCRNGLLQPYANEGRSFYMCRSCIEHKKTPGQLSRQCKSGATVELMNRLKEIIVNDG; encoded by the coding sequence ATGTGCGTAGTTTGTCGTGAGCGCTTCGCTCAATTTGCACTTTTACGCCTTCAGTGTCGGAATGGGTTACTGCAACCTTATGCTAATGAAGGAAGAAGTTTTTATATGTGCAGGTCTTGCATCGAGCATAAGAAAACTCCGGGTCAGTTGTCCCGTCAATGTAAAAGCGGCGCAACAGTAGAGCTAATGAATCGGTTAAAGGAGATCATCGTTAATGATGGATAA
- the thrB gene encoding homoserine kinase has product MFVSVPATSANLGPGFDSLGLAVDLRNQVELVPSRFFAVSIKGEGENNPRLKGNNLFVSIFNEHYRRLTQKRQNFKFTFYNQIPMSRGLGSSSAVIVSAISCAHEAAGVKVSKRRILNHALVYESHPDNITPAVMGGFNAAMVEKQKVFSQQKHLPDYLKAVVVIPNKPISTAKSRTTLPKSYSKENAVYNLSHTAVTVGAFFNEDWEMLRLATQDRFHQKVRMKMLPELFAVQKMAYDNGALMSTLSGSGSTFFNMVYDQDAQMLADKFKAEFTDFEIKILGFDNDGLVVER; this is encoded by the coding sequence TTGTTCGTTAGTGTACCTGCAACGAGTGCGAATTTAGGACCCGGATTTGATTCATTAGGGCTTGCCGTTGATTTGCGTAACCAAGTCGAATTGGTGCCGTCACGTTTTTTTGCCGTCTCCATCAAAGGGGAAGGGGAAAACAACCCAAGACTTAAAGGGAACAACCTTTTTGTCAGTATATTTAATGAGCATTACCGCCGTTTGACCCAGAAGCGACAAAACTTCAAATTTACCTTTTACAACCAAATCCCGATGTCTCGAGGTTTGGGTAGCTCTTCGGCTGTCATCGTGAGTGCGATCAGTTGTGCGCATGAAGCCGCAGGAGTTAAAGTATCCAAACGCCGTATCCTCAATCATGCTCTCGTGTATGAAAGCCATCCCGATAACATTACTCCGGCAGTTATGGGGGGATTTAATGCGGCAATGGTGGAAAAACAAAAAGTTTTTTCTCAACAAAAACACCTCCCCGATTATCTGAAAGCGGTTGTCGTCATTCCGAACAAACCGATCTCAACGGCTAAATCACGTACCACCTTGCCTAAATCGTACAGTAAAGAGAATGCGGTATATAATCTCTCCCACACAGCCGTAACCGTAGGGGCTTTTTTTAACGAAGATTGGGAAATGCTTCGTCTTGCTACCCAAGATCGGTTTCACCAAAAAGTACGGATGAAAATGTTGCCGGAACTCTTTGCTGTTCAAAAAATGGCATACGACAACGGTGCGTTGATGTCGACGCTCTCAGGGAGTGGATCGACCTTTTTTAACATGGTTTACGATCAAGATGCTCAAATGTTAGCGGATAAATTTAAAGCGGAATTTACCGATTTTGAGATCAAAATCTTAGGCTTTGATAATGACGGTTTAGTTGTGGAACGATAA
- the infB gene encoding translation initiation factor IF-2, translating to MDKVRVHEIAKELGINSKEVVDKAAAMGLNVKTASSSVSIEEAEQIMNYIMSGASNEASTPKPSPKTSSSEEVPTVTTVVEESIQTVPAVAEVKEVNAEETVVEQEIPKRSGLKIVKKKRPQEEEFVAPVRHENVNVSSYGKLSEQAQRELEAKRAKKVQSNNFPVQKKDQGVRLDIFGGGISDVSMDYEQDQVVLMDFNDLGANLPPEEEQKPKEKKPIGRNAGKKQGANRGKPRQVSREARKRYTKDAKEDEVITHVEIAEDVRVYEFAEKVGQTISAVIKVLFDLGMMVTKNDFLGKDEIEILASEFGVEVTTIDPKDAFNLETAYDEEHEDSEGSVERPPVITIMGHVDHGKTSLLDAIRNAKVAHGEAGGITQHIGAYSVEQKGKLITFLDTPGHEAFSAMRSRGAQLTDIIVIVVAADDGVKPQTRESVQHAKDAKVPVIVAVNKMDKPGANPDMVKAQMAELGLNPTEWGGDVEFVGVSAKAMTGIDELLEAILLQSEVMELKANPDVMAKAVVVESTLEKGRGPVATVIVQNGTLRVGDNIVCGGAYGRVRALISDRKAQLQQIGPSQTAVVVGLSDVPPSGEVMMVMESDREAREVAQKRAEYDRHRELSLSTKASFDDLTSLIAEGRIKALKVVLKTDVHGSLEAIKSALAELRNEEVKVEVISSGVGGITENDIALVNNSENCALLGFNVRPTGNVNAMAKQMGVEIKTYSIIYQLIDDVKLLLGGMMAPQFREENTGQAEVRDTFPMPKGAGTIAGCVVVDGKLVRGGMVRVIREGVVIHEGDLTSLRRFKDDVKEVGKGFDCGVVLNGYTDVKVGDVIETFKKIETKVSL from the coding sequence ATGGATAAAGTTAGAGTTCATGAAATTGCCAAAGAGCTTGGTATCAATTCAAAAGAGGTAGTGGATAAAGCAGCCGCAATGGGGCTCAATGTAAAAACTGCCTCAAGTTCGGTTTCGATCGAAGAAGCTGAGCAAATCATGAACTATATCATGAGCGGGGCGTCGAATGAAGCCTCAACGCCCAAGCCTTCCCCTAAAACTTCATCTTCAGAAGAAGTTCCAACCGTAACGACAGTTGTTGAAGAGAGCATCCAAACAGTACCTGCTGTAGCAGAAGTAAAAGAAGTAAATGCAGAAGAAACGGTTGTGGAACAAGAAATTCCTAAGCGCTCAGGTCTGAAAATCGTTAAGAAAAAACGTCCTCAAGAAGAGGAATTCGTCGCTCCGGTTCGTCATGAAAATGTCAATGTTTCCAGTTATGGAAAATTGAGTGAGCAAGCGCAACGAGAGTTGGAAGCTAAGCGTGCGAAAAAGGTCCAAAGCAATAATTTCCCGGTTCAGAAAAAAGATCAAGGGGTTCGCCTTGATATCTTCGGCGGCGGAATTTCTGATGTATCGATGGATTATGAGCAAGATCAAGTCGTATTGATGGACTTCAACGATTTGGGGGCTAACTTACCACCGGAAGAAGAGCAAAAACCGAAAGAGAAAAAACCGATCGGTCGTAACGCGGGTAAAAAACAGGGTGCCAATCGCGGTAAACCGCGTCAAGTTTCTCGTGAAGCACGTAAGCGTTATACAAAAGATGCAAAAGAAGACGAAGTCATTACTCACGTTGAAATCGCAGAAGATGTCCGTGTTTATGAATTTGCTGAAAAAGTAGGGCAAACAATCTCTGCGGTCATTAAAGTCTTATTTGACCTCGGGATGATGGTTACTAAAAACGACTTCCTCGGAAAAGACGAGATCGAAATCTTGGCGAGTGAGTTCGGTGTCGAAGTAACGACTATCGATCCAAAAGATGCGTTTAATCTTGAGACGGCGTACGATGAAGAGCATGAAGACAGTGAAGGTTCCGTTGAACGTCCTCCGGTTATCACGATCATGGGGCACGTTGACCATGGTAAAACATCTCTTCTTGATGCGATTCGTAATGCCAAAGTAGCCCACGGCGAAGCGGGTGGAATCACTCAGCACATCGGTGCATACTCGGTAGAGCAAAAAGGTAAATTGATCACGTTCTTGGATACTCCGGGACATGAAGCGTTTAGTGCGATGCGTTCACGCGGGGCGCAGCTTACCGATATTATCGTTATCGTTGTTGCGGCGGATGATGGTGTTAAACCTCAAACCCGCGAATCGGTTCAACATGCAAAAGATGCAAAAGTTCCGGTCATCGTTGCGGTGAACAAAATGGACAAACCGGGTGCAAATCCGGATATGGTTAAAGCACAAATGGCGGAACTCGGACTTAACCCTACCGAGTGGGGTGGAGATGTTGAATTCGTCGGCGTTTCAGCCAAAGCGATGACGGGCATTGATGAGCTTTTAGAGGCGATCTTGCTCCAATCTGAAGTAATGGAACTCAAAGCAAACCCTGATGTTATGGCAAAAGCGGTCGTCGTTGAGTCTACGTTGGAAAAAGGGCGTGGACCGGTTGCTACGGTTATCGTTCAGAACGGAACATTGCGTGTCGGTGATAATATCGTGTGCGGTGGTGCTTATGGACGTGTTCGAGCACTCATTAGTGATCGTAAAGCACAACTTCAGCAAATCGGACCGAGTCAAACAGCTGTTGTTGTCGGTTTGAGCGATGTCCCGCCATCGGGTGAAGTGATGATGGTGATGGAGAGTGATCGTGAAGCGCGTGAAGTAGCACAAAAACGTGCTGAGTATGATCGTCACCGTGAACTTTCATTGAGTACCAAAGCATCGTTCGATGATTTGACCTCGTTGATCGCTGAGGGTCGTATTAAAGCCCTTAAAGTCGTTCTTAAAACCGACGTTCACGGTTCTCTTGAGGCGATTAAATCGGCTCTTGCAGAGTTGCGTAATGAAGAGGTCAAAGTTGAAGTTATCTCCAGCGGTGTCGGTGGAATTACCGAAAATGACATCGCCTTGGTAAACAACAGTGAAAACTGTGCCCTACTCGGATTCAACGTTCGTCCTACGGGTAATGTCAATGCTATGGCAAAACAAATGGGTGTAGAGATCAAAACCTACTCTATTATTTATCAGCTTATCGATGATGTTAAATTGTTGCTCGGCGGTATGATGGCACCGCAATTCCGTGAAGAGAATACCGGACAAGCCGAAGTTCGTGATACGTTCCCGATGCCTAAAGGTGCAGGAACCATCGCAGGTTGTGTGGTTGTTGACGGTAAACTCGTACGCGGCGGAATGGTTCGCGTTATCCGTGAGGGTGTTGTTATCCATGAGGGTGATCTCACCTCTCTTAGACGTTTCAAAGACGATGTCAAAGAGGTTGGTAAAGGATTTGATTGTGGTGTTGTCCTCAATGGTTACACCGATGTCAAAGTGGGTGACGTTATCGAAACCTTCAAAAAAATCGAGACAAAAGTATCCCTGTGA
- a CDS encoding DHH family phosphoesterase: MPSNLIDSSQHIVLVTHKNPDADSLGAACAFYSYLLRSQKKITLFCISTEVNPNLAFLPWFDKITDRFPENAECMISFDCGSYGRLGIEKELPLINIDHHISNNFYGTHNIIDTSAISTTEVVYDYFVANDIKINGKMATALYAGLIDDSQCFSAPACNVKTFKMAHSLIELGAEHTVCVEWLYRRHSLASLRIRGILLKQMKLLADGRLALLEVPLSLLEETGATVAECKKVLDEALGMRSVQAAVMVLEHPHGGAKISLRTDGVVNAAKIVAAFGGGGHVRRAGMDLKQENYHELAKEMIMMITKELV, encoded by the coding sequence ATGCCGTCAAATCTGATTGATTCTTCCCAGCATATTGTTTTAGTCACTCACAAAAATCCTGATGCCGATTCACTCGGTGCAGCATGTGCCTTTTATTCTTATTTGCTTCGCAGTCAAAAAAAAATAACCCTTTTTTGCATCTCGACAGAAGTAAACCCAAATCTAGCATTTCTCCCGTGGTTTGACAAAATTACCGATCGTTTTCCGGAGAATGCTGAGTGTATGATCAGTTTTGACTGTGGGAGTTATGGGCGGCTTGGGATTGAAAAAGAGCTTCCTTTAATAAATATTGATCATCACATCAGCAACAACTTTTATGGGACGCATAATATTATTGATACGTCGGCAATCAGCACGACGGAAGTCGTTTATGATTATTTTGTTGCTAACGATATAAAAATCAATGGTAAAATGGCGACGGCGCTTTATGCGGGACTGATTGATGATTCTCAATGTTTTAGTGCGCCTGCATGCAATGTCAAAACTTTTAAGATGGCTCACTCCCTGATAGAACTGGGCGCTGAACATACCGTGTGTGTTGAGTGGCTGTATCGTCGCCATTCACTCGCATCGCTTCGGATTCGGGGAATTCTCCTTAAACAAATGAAGCTTTTAGCGGATGGACGATTGGCCTTATTGGAAGTTCCCTTGTCGCTATTGGAAGAGACGGGTGCTACTGTGGCTGAATGCAAAAAAGTATTGGACGAAGCACTCGGGATGCGAAGCGTTCAAGCGGCTGTGATGGTCCTAGAACACCCTCATGGCGGAGCAAAGATCTCCTTGCGTACCGATGGGGTAGTCAATGCCGCAAAAATCGTGGCTGCATTCGGCGGGGGTGGACATGTACGGCGTGCCGGAATGGATTTAAAACAAGAAAATTATCATGAGTTAGCAAAAGAGATGATAATGATGATAACAAAGGAGTTGGTGTGA
- a CDS encoding M23 family metallopeptidase → MRRGRNGSGIIGWVLVVLVLGALGFMGFSPIFEREDPKVTLSHEGYWNFKDPIHVNVEDASGLKSYKATIATPHDEWVIVDENTPSKVNKTSFDILPPKGVRRVEAASVTLKIEATDNSLWGLFMGNTYKEEITLVIDQRRPVLAIIANSYKIQKGGSAIVIFKAEDPHMKSLRIETNFGKTFIAQPFMKEGYYASLVAWPVQEQTFSATVVALDHAGNETKSAVPLRLKDHAYRVSNIELSDAFLDGKIAELANEYEQTAGVDDRLDQFRIINEKVRADNEKIIHEVTSKVSKNMIVDFSPEPFYPLVNGQKVADFGDHRIYSYKGQENVSQAYHMGLDLASVAMGAIRTSNGGNVVFSQPNGIYGNLPIVDHGFGLYTLYGHCSDVHVQEGDVAALGQEIAKTGLSGYAMGDHLHFGILVQGIEVRPEEWMDTKWIYDNITSVIESAKFTINQR, encoded by the coding sequence GTGAGAAGAGGCCGAAACGGTTCGGGAATAATTGGATGGGTATTAGTAGTTTTAGTTTTAGGTGCGCTTGGATTTATGGGATTTTCGCCTATTTTTGAGAGAGAAGATCCAAAAGTAACGCTTTCACATGAAGGATACTGGAATTTTAAAGATCCTATTCATGTCAATGTTGAAGATGCGAGCGGTCTAAAATCTTACAAAGCGACCATTGCAACACCCCATGATGAATGGGTGATAGTGGATGAGAACACCCCTTCAAAAGTGAATAAAACATCGTTTGATATCCTCCCTCCAAAAGGAGTTCGCCGGGTAGAAGCCGCTTCGGTAACACTTAAAATCGAAGCAACCGACAACAGTTTGTGGGGTCTGTTTATGGGAAATACCTATAAAGAAGAGATCACCCTTGTTATTGATCAGCGTCGACCGGTTTTGGCAATTATTGCCAACTCCTATAAAATTCAAAAAGGGGGATCGGCAATCGTAATTTTTAAAGCGGAAGATCCTCACATGAAAAGTTTGAGAATTGAGACGAATTTTGGGAAAACTTTTATCGCACAACCGTTTATGAAAGAGGGATATTACGCTTCTTTGGTAGCATGGCCGGTACAGGAGCAAACATTTAGTGCAACCGTTGTCGCACTTGATCATGCGGGCAATGAGACCAAAAGCGCGGTACCGCTTCGTTTGAAAGATCATGCTTATCGTGTTTCGAATATTGAACTCAGTGATGCATTTTTGGACGGTAAAATTGCCGAACTCGCGAATGAATATGAACAAACTGCCGGAGTGGATGATCGGTTAGACCAATTTCGCATCATTAACGAAAAAGTACGTGCCGATAATGAAAAAATTATCCATGAAGTGACTTCAAAAGTATCCAAAAACATGATTGTCGATTTTAGCCCTGAGCCTTTTTACCCGTTAGTGAACGGTCAAAAAGTGGCAGACTTCGGAGATCACCGCATTTACAGTTATAAAGGACAAGAGAACGTAAGCCAAGCATACCATATGGGGCTTGATTTGGCGAGCGTTGCTATGGGGGCGATTCGCACCTCCAATGGAGGAAATGTTGTGTTCTCTCAGCCGAACGGGATTTATGGAAACTTGCCGATTGTCGATCATGGCTTTGGCCTTTATACCTTGTACGGGCATTGTTCAGATGTCCATGTTCAAGAGGGTGATGTTGCTGCATTGGGTCAAGAAATCGCTAAAACAGGACTCAGCGGATATGCGATGGGAGATCACCTTCATTTTGGAATTTTGGTCCAAGGGATTGAAGTGAGACCGGAAGAGTGGATGGATACCAAATGGATTTATGACAATATTACCAGTGTCATAGAAAGCGCTAAATTCACAATTAATCAACGCTAA
- a CDS encoding ribosome maturation factor, which produces MSLESDIKKMVESIGLSLYDTAVFNENENTIFRVSVTAPGGVTLNQCAELTHLINPLLDVTSPVSGEYRLEVSSPGIERKLKSLEHFVQSVGEKVALSTITKEKFEGEMIGVENDEIILKTAENGEQRIPFRSISKAKTYFEW; this is translated from the coding sequence ATGAGTCTTGAGAGCGACATCAAAAAAATGGTTGAATCGATCGGCTTATCGTTGTACGATACCGCCGTTTTCAATGAAAATGAGAATACGATTTTTCGTGTGAGCGTCACCGCTCCGGGCGGAGTGACACTCAACCAATGTGCAGAACTCACTCATCTCATTAATCCTTTGTTGGATGTAACCTCTCCCGTAAGCGGTGAATACCGTCTGGAAGTGAGCAGTCCAGGGATTGAACGTAAACTCAAAAGCTTAGAGCATTTTGTCCAGTCCGTGGGTGAAAAAGTTGCTTTGAGCACGATCACTAAAGAGAAGTTTGAGGGTGAAATGATCGGTGTCGAAAACGACGAAATTATTCTCAAAACAGCAGAAAACGGTGAGCAAAGAATCCCTTTCCGCTCGATCAGCAAGGCTAAAACTTACTTCGAGTGGTAA
- a CDS encoding diguanylate cyclase, which yields MTFRYVLLLLLAAFFSLSFGASVSEVGKKEAVIGVLAFRSKADTLSEWQPLATYLNSKISTHRFIIRPLGYAEFNAAASLDELDFMFSNPEHYIYLSAKFDASRMATLIRANVSGKELTEFGGVIIARHERHDLEKLSDLRGKEIAAVDELSLGGYLAQRILLQENGIDITKESKIRYTDMPHDKVVYLVQNASVDAGFIRTGVLEKMAKEGKINLDEFKIIHPVENFPQALSTTLYPEWPFASSKHTDRVLANQVGVALLNLPYGSEITKTAGYYGWNIPLSYEGIRSLMQGLRIKPYDTVPPFSLQDVAQRYALYIIFMLSGVIALLIFLTTKMRRLTNTLRSNSESLENQIVIVKENEKYLRRAANVFHNSREGIIITNPQKIIIDVNEAFCELTGYAPEEVIGNKPIILRSGMHENLFYEKLNEAINTLGSWRGEIWNRKKNGERYAEFLRIDAVRDEKGEVENYIGIFSDITEHLKRQEQLHHMANYDPLTNLPNRYLFMTLAEQILSFSKRKNSKAVISFLDLDGFKQVNDVYGHEIGDNILKQVADRLEKQLRQSDAIARIGGDEFVVVFSDIDMISDAQQLFDRILKALEEPFVVNGHLITIGASIGASLYPDHGEEVEMLVRHADAAMYRSKANGRNQITYFKSETVTV from the coding sequence ATGACATTCCGATATGTGTTGCTACTGTTGTTGGCAGCTTTTTTTTCTTTGTCCTTTGGCGCATCTGTATCTGAAGTAGGAAAAAAAGAGGCAGTAATCGGTGTATTGGCTTTTCGCTCAAAAGCCGATACGCTCAGTGAATGGCAGCCTTTAGCCACTTATCTCAACAGTAAAATATCCACCCATCGTTTTATTATACGTCCTCTTGGCTACGCTGAGTTCAATGCAGCGGCTTCGTTGGATGAACTCGATTTTATGTTTAGCAATCCTGAACACTATATTTATCTTTCAGCAAAATTTGATGCAAGCCGTATGGCAACTTTGATTCGTGCAAATGTCAGCGGAAAAGAGCTTACGGAGTTCGGAGGGGTGATTATTGCACGGCATGAACGGCATGATCTTGAAAAATTGAGTGATTTGAGAGGAAAAGAGATTGCTGCGGTCGATGAACTCTCTCTTGGGGGTTACTTAGCCCAGAGGATTTTACTGCAAGAAAACGGTATTGATATCACCAAAGAATCCAAAATACGCTATACCGATATGCCTCACGATAAAGTTGTCTATCTCGTCCAAAACGCTTCCGTGGATGCCGGATTTATTCGTACAGGTGTATTAGAAAAAATGGCAAAAGAGGGAAAAATCAATCTTGATGAGTTTAAAATCATCCATCCGGTAGAAAATTTTCCTCAGGCCCTTTCAACTACCCTTTATCCGGAATGGCCGTTTGCTTCATCCAAACATACCGATCGTGTATTGGCAAATCAGGTCGGTGTTGCCCTGTTAAATTTACCTTATGGCTCTGAGATTACCAAAACGGCCGGATATTACGGATGGAATATTCCCTTATCGTACGAAGGAATCCGATCTTTGATGCAGGGTTTGCGCATTAAACCCTATGATACCGTTCCACCCTTTTCACTTCAGGATGTTGCGCAAAGGTACGCACTTTATATTATTTTTATGCTAAGTGGTGTTATTGCCCTGTTGATTTTTCTAACAACCAAAATGCGGCGTTTGACGAATACATTACGATCCAATTCAGAATCACTGGAAAATCAAATCGTGATTGTTAAAGAAAATGAAAAATATCTTCGCCGTGCCGCAAATGTTTTTCACAACTCCAGAGAGGGGATTATTATTACAAACCCTCAAAAAATTATCATTGATGTCAATGAGGCTTTTTGTGAATTGACCGGCTATGCACCGGAAGAAGTTATCGGAAACAAACCGATCATATTACGCTCAGGGATGCATGAGAATCTATTTTATGAAAAACTTAATGAAGCGATAAATACTCTTGGCTCATGGCGTGGTGAAATCTGGAACCGTAAAAAAAATGGTGAACGGTACGCTGAATTTTTGCGTATTGATGCAGTGAGAGATGAGAAAGGTGAAGTGGAAAATTATATCGGGATTTTCAGCGATATCACCGAACATCTTAAACGCCAAGAACAACTTCACCACATGGCAAACTACGATCCATTGACCAACCTTCCGAATCGTTACCTCTTTATGACGTTGGCAGAGCAAATATTATCGTTTTCAAAACGAAAAAATTCAAAAGCGGTCATCTCCTTTTTGGATTTGGACGGATTTAAGCAGGTCAATGATGTTTATGGACATGAAATTGGGGATAATATTTTGAAACAAGTGGCGGATCGGCTTGAAAAACAGCTTCGTCAAAGTGATGCGATTGCCCGGATCGGCGGAGATGAATTTGTGGTTGTGTTTAGCGATATTGATATGATTTCAGATGCTCAGCAGCTTTTTGATCGTATCTTAAAAGCGTTAGAAGAACCTTTTGTAGTCAATGGACATTTGATTACAATAGGGGCGAGTATCGGAGCCTCTTTGTATCCTGATCATGGCGAAGAGGTCGAGATGCTGGTTCGCCATGCCGATGCTGCCATGTATCGATCAAAAGCTAACGGACGTAATCAAATTACCTATTTTAAGAGTGAGACGGTGACGGTATAA